CGTCTCGTACGAGCCGTCGCCCGCGCGCCAGAGCAGCGCGCGCATCCGCAGCAGGTCGACGACGCCGGTGAAACCGTCCTCCCGCCCGACGGGCAGCTGCACGACCAGGGGGACGGCGCCGAGCCGCTCCCGGATCGAGGCCACCGCCGTGTCGAGGTCGGCGCCCGCCCGGTCCAGCTTGTTGACGAACGCGATCCGCGGTACGCCGTGCCGGTCGGCCTGCCGCCACACGGACTCGCTCTGCGGTTCGACGCCGGCGACGGCGTCGAACACCGCGACCGCCCCGTCGAGCACCCGCAGGGAGCGCTCGACCTCGTCGGAGAAGTCCACGTGCCCCGGGGTGTCGATCAGGTTGACGCGATGCCCGTCCCAGGAACAGCTCACGGCCGCCGCGAAGATGGTGATGCCGCGGTCGCGCTCCTGGGGGTCGTAGTCGGTGACGGTGGTGCCGTCGTGGACCTCGCCCCGCTTGTGGATGGTGCCGGTCGCGAAGAGGATCCGCTCGGTGACGGTGGTCTTGCCGGCGTCGACGTGGGCGAGGATGCCGAGGTTGCGGACGGCGGCGGTGGTGCTGGTGGTGTGACGGTTGGTGCGCATGGCCCGGGGCCTTTCGGATGCCTGGGGTGGAAGAGGGCAGCGCGATTTCCGGGACGCCGATCCAGCCCGCGGCACGGCCACGGGGACGTTCTTGGGGATCGGTCAGGAGTGCGTCACGGGCGTACGGTGACAGCCGCGCGGCTGCTACCGCGCGCTGCGGGACACCGGGATCACGTCGTACCGGCAGGGGGGAACGACGGCGGCGGTGCGGTTCGTACGCATGGCCCCGGTTCCCCTTCTCTTCGCTCGGCATCGGCAGGCACCGCCCTGGCGGCGGCACGCACCGCGACTCTAGGCGGCGCGCGCCGGCCGGGGCACCTGGTTTTTCAGGCGAGCAGCCGCTCCCGCAGCCGGGCCGTGGTGGCGGGGGTGATGCCGACGGCGTCCGTGAGGTACGCGGACGGGGATCCGTACCGGCTGGTGAGGTCGGCGAGGACCAACGACATGACGGTGGCCGGGGCGCGGCCGTACGAGGGCCAGCGCATGGTGCGTCCCGGGTTGGCGGCGTGCCAGTCGGCGGTGAGGCGCTCGGTGGCCAGCTCGGTGAGGGCGAAGTCGGCCAGGATCTGCTCCTCGGGCACGTCCAGCAGGGTCAGGACCAGGGCGGCGATCAGGCCGGTGCGGTCCTTGCCGGAGGTGCAGTGGAACACGGCGGGGCCGGGGCCGTCGGCGATGAGCTCGATCGCCCGCCGGATCTCGTCCACCCCGTCCTCGGCCACCTCCGCGAAGCGGTCGGCGAGGTAGCGCCAGGGGTCGAGGGCGGGGTCGATCTCGGCCTGGTCATAGGGGCGGTGCTCGATGCTGAGGTTGGCGTATGCGAAGCGCTCCGGCTCCGGTATCCGGCCCTTGGCCTCGATCTCCCAGGGGTAGCGCAGGTCGATGACGGTCCGGACGTCGAGCCCGAGGAAGCGGTCCCAGTCGGCGCCCTGGAGCTTGCCGAGGGAGTCGGCCCGGTAGAGGGTCCCCCAGGCGACGGTGCGGCCGTCGGCGGAGCGGTAGCCGCCCATGTCGCGGAAGTTGTGGAGGCGGTCGAAGGGGAGGTGGCGCAGGCCGGGTTGGGACAACTGGGGCTCCTGGGTGGGGTGGTGCGGCGGTTGTGCGCCCAGGATGCCTCAGCCGTCGGCGGGTTCCTCGCGGTCGGGGGAGGTGATCTCCCACACCCCGTCCGACTCCGTCGCGGTCCACCCGCCCGGGTACTCCAGGGTCTCGGCGAGCGTGACGTCCGTCAACGCGACCGGACCGTGGAAGGTGGCACCGGCCAGGGAGAGGCCGGCGCGGAAGTCGGAGCTCTCGAAGGTGACGGGGCCGTTGAAGACGGAGCCGTCGAAACCGGTGTCGCCCGCGAACTCGGCACCCAACAGGCGGACCGGGCCGTGGAACACGGCACGCCCGAAGCTGGTTCCCGCGAACTTCACCCTCGATTCCACCCACCGGAACATGCCTTCGAAGACGGCGTCGTCGAAGGACACCCCACCCATGCACTCGGTGTTCTTGACCAGGACCGGGCCCCGGAAGCGGGCGCTCGCGAAGATCGCGGGTTCCTCGAACCAGCCCATGTCGAAGGCCGCCAGGCCCGCGAAGTAGGCATGGCTGAAAGTGGCCGGGCCGTCGAAGCGGGCACTGCGGAAGACCGCCTCCCCCTCGCACACCAGGCGCTCGAAGTCCGACGGCCCCCCGAAGCGGGTGCCGAGCGCGGACAGCGGGCCCTCGCACACCACACGCGCGAAGGACACCGGCTCCAGGAAGACGGATTCCCCCAGCACCACCCGGCCCTTGAAGACCGCCCGGCCGAAGTCCGCCCGCCCCTGGACCGACATCCCGTCCAGGACCGCCTCGTCCTCCATGACGGCGCGCTCGAAGGAGATTTCGTCCGCCCAGGTGACCCGCACGAACTGCGCCGCCCGGAGGAACACGGCGCGGCTGAAACCGGCCGTGCCCAGGAAGGTGCTCCCGTCGAAGGCCGCCACCTCCTCGAAGACGGCGCGGTCGAAGGACACGTCCGCCCCGAACTTGGCCAGGAGGAAGTGCGCCGGGCCCTTGAACACGGCGCGCGTGAAGTCGGCGCCGTCGAGGAAGCTGGTCCCAGTCTCCTCCCAGCCGTCCTCGAAGCAGGCCCGCGCGAACGCCACCGCCCCCAGCGTGACCCGGCCCGTCCCCGGCTCGCGCACCGCGTCGAGCACCCTCCCGAGCAGGCCCCCCTCGAAGGTGGTCCCGCGGAAGTCGACGGAGGAGCCGGGCCGCAGGGTCCGCAGGTAGGCGTCCTGCTCCGGGCGCGACAGGTGGGCCAGGCACCTGCGGTGACCCTCCAGCCGGATGCCGATGCACCCCGACGGGCTCTCCTCCGAGCGGTCGAAACCGCAGCGGGGCCAGAGGTAGGGCTCCGCCCGGTACGCCTCGGCGTCCGCCAGCAACTCCGCCAGGACGCCGGGGTCGCCGGTGTGGAGCCAGCCCCCGGCGCCCTCCCCCAGCGGTCTGAGGGCGCGCAGGGCGACTGGGCCGAGCAGCTCCCGGAGTTCCTCGTACATCGGCTGGGACAGGGCCAGCAGGAGACGCTGCGCGGGTTCAGACCCTCCGGTCCACATCCTCAGCCACCGGGCGATCACGGGGTGGTCGAGCAGCCGTTCGGGGTCCCCGTCCGGGTTCCCGGGATACCCCGTCACCAGGGCCACGGCGAGCGGCGGGTGCAGCCCCTCCGACCGTCCCTCGCCGAACCGGGCCATGGCCCCTGGGAGCAAGTCCAGCAGCATCCCGGCCGCACCGAGGGCATTCGGCCCGGGCAGGGAGACCCGTACGGTCCCCTCGTCCCGCCCGCCGGCCGGCTGCGCGTTGACCCTGGCACTCCCCACCAGGCTCGTCAGGACGTAGGTCAGCTCCGCCCCCGGCGAGCTGCCGCGCGGATCGGGCCCCTCGCCGGCCCGCACGGCCAGGGCCACCCCCGGTCCGGTTCCGGGCACCCGGCCGCCCAGCGCGGCCCGGAAGCCGTCCTGCGCGAACAGGGCCTCGGCCGTGAGGAACACCATCCGGTCGGGCCGGACGGTGTGCACGACACCGACGAGATTCCCCTCGAAGGACACCGGGCCGCCCACGAAGTGGGTCCAGGTCCCCGGTTCGGCCGAGAGCCGGACGAGCTCCGCGTTGGCGGAGCCCTGGTCCCGGAGCAGCGCTCCCGTCAGCGCGATCGGCTCGCCCCTGTCCGTGATTCCGTCGACGGAGAGCCGCGCCGTCCAGGCGTCGTCCGGGCCCGCCCCCCAGGCCGGTGCGACGAAGTGCGCGGGATCCACCAGGTCCTCTTCGGCCTCCAGCAACAGCACGCGCGGGCTCGCGTCGTCCCACCACACGGGCCGGCAGCCGATCTCCCGCCCGCCCGAGCGGATCCAGGCCACGGCGTCCCGCGCCTGCGGGAG
The Streptomyces sp. NBC_00091 genome window above contains:
- a CDS encoding tyrosine-protein phosphatase — its product is MSQPGLRHLPFDRLHNFRDMGGYRSADGRTVAWGTLYRADSLGKLQGADWDRFLGLDVRTVIDLRYPWEIEAKGRIPEPERFAYANLSIEHRPYDQAEIDPALDPWRYLADRFAEVAEDGVDEIRRAIELIADGPGPAVFHCTSGKDRTGLIAALVLTLLDVPEEQILADFALTELATERLTADWHAANPGRTMRWPSYGRAPATVMSLVLADLTSRYGSPSAYLTDAVGITPATTARLRERLLA
- a CDS encoding pentapeptide repeat-containing protein translates to MIERLLAAFAEGAEDGAAPRTAVGAEEIADILWLAARVDPAAARSRTQGAQAAPPEPDADLPPPAPPAPAPGRTGPPATGGVQLFPAVHTPPGAHAAPGADPGGRRGVPLRLPRTASLDDPLALMRSLRPVGRRSIGGPGEELDEQLTVERSIEAMVPTPVLRPAESRWLDLALVVDTHPSMLLWSDLVAELRGVLTRSGVFRDVRSWQLTGTGRGGTPMLARGRGGPPRNPLELADPAGRRLILLVSDTVAGGWQEPPLRGILRHWSAHNAVAVLNVLPERLWTRGAVRPVPFAVRSDRPAAATRSWQRVPAARRARGGGPVVPVVGLASDSLARLVRVVSGDGRWRRLACLRLDAAPAPDTAAPRRDTTALEAVEQFRASASPTAQQLAAHLAAVPLTLPVMTLVRRSLLRDSEHGHLAEVALGGLLAPWEGQQRVEEAEFEFLPGVREVLLGSQLRGDVAAVRELVRRRVWEFMYRHRGTGPDFSATRVTTGTEGRRRVPDRVLPFAERPAADRGLGDLVVQVDFDPLVGPREVGVLVAPRLVLTAGDLPQARDAVAWIRSGGREIGCRPVWWDDASPRVLLLEAEEDLVDPAHFVAPAWGAGPDDAWTARLSVDGITDRGEPIALTGALLRDQGSANAELVRLSAEPGTWTHFVGGPVSFEGNLVGVVHTVRPDRMVFLTAEALFAQDGFRAALGGRVPGTGPGVALAVRAGEGPDPRGSSPGAELTYVLTSLVGSARVNAQPAGGRDEGTVRVSLPGPNALGAAGMLLDLLPGAMARFGEGRSEGLHPPLAVALVTGYPGNPDGDPERLLDHPVIARWLRMWTGGSEPAQRLLLALSQPMYEELRELLGPVALRALRPLGEGAGGWLHTGDPGVLAELLADAEAYRAEPYLWPRCGFDRSEESPSGCIGIRLEGHRRCLAHLSRPEQDAYLRTLRPGSSVDFRGTTFEGGLLGRVLDAVREPGTGRVTLGAVAFARACFEDGWEETGTSFLDGADFTRAVFKGPAHFLLAKFGADVSFDRAVFEEVAAFDGSTFLGTAGFSRAVFLRAAQFVRVTWADEISFERAVMEDEAVLDGMSVQGRADFGRAVFKGRVVLGESVFLEPVSFARVVCEGPLSALGTRFGGPSDFERLVCEGEAVFRSARFDGPATFSHAYFAGLAAFDMGWFEEPAIFASARFRGPVLVKNTECMGGVSFDDAVFEGMFRWVESRVKFAGTSFGRAVFHGPVRLLGAEFAGDTGFDGSVFNGPVTFESSDFRAGLSLAGATFHGPVALTDVTLAETLEYPGGWTATESDGVWEITSPDREEPADG